From a region of the Paenibacillus sp. FSL R10-2734 genome:
- the glgP gene encoding alpha-glucan family phosphorylase, translating into MNEQKLPSVAYFSMEYGLHSDFKMYAGGLGILAGDYIKGAKDINAPIIPIGLKWKQGYTDQKIDANGNPYDSYHNYVYDFLEDTGVKVTVKVRKTNVVCKVWKTDYFGNSTLYLLDTDIPENNDAWITGQLYGWFGEERIAQEIVLGIGGVKAMRALGIPIDVYHFNEGHAALAAIELIREKMSGGSTFEEAWKATREEVVFTTHTPIKEGNETHPLDRLEYMSAFNGLTRDQMERIGGEPFNMTVAGLRLSRISNAVAQLHADTANKMWKEVAGRSDIIGITNAIHTPTWVDERMTQAYEENGDLWAVHQEIKGELIDFIKERSGISLNADNLLIGFSRRAAPYKRSDLIFSQPEIIEPYLESGKIQIVFSGKAHPLDDNGKKIVSNLVAMMKKYPKSVVFLENYDMTIGAQLTRGSDIWLNNPRRPLEASGTSGMKAAMNGVLNCSILDGWWPEACIEGENGWQIGDGFETTDFEVLDKHDSDALYDTLLNRVLPTYYENRKQWVQMMKKSIETTRTEFATKRMLDEYFNRMYIKA; encoded by the coding sequence GTGAACGAACAAAAATTACCATCAGTAGCTTATTTCAGCATGGAGTATGGATTACATTCCGATTTCAAAATGTATGCTGGAGGTTTGGGTATTCTCGCCGGCGACTACATTAAGGGAGCCAAGGATATCAACGCTCCTATCATCCCCATTGGGCTGAAGTGGAAACAAGGCTATACGGACCAAAAGATTGATGCAAACGGTAATCCTTACGACTCCTATCACAATTATGTTTATGATTTCCTTGAAGATACAGGGGTGAAGGTAACCGTTAAAGTCAGAAAGACCAATGTGGTGTGCAAAGTATGGAAGACTGATTATTTTGGCAACAGCACATTGTATTTACTGGATACGGATATCCCCGAGAATAATGATGCATGGATTACAGGACAATTGTACGGTTGGTTTGGCGAAGAACGGATCGCTCAAGAGATCGTGCTTGGTATCGGCGGAGTAAAAGCTATGCGTGCTCTGGGAATCCCGATTGATGTCTATCATTTCAACGAAGGTCACGCAGCCTTAGCAGCCATCGAGCTAATTCGTGAGAAAATGTCCGGAGGCAGCACCTTTGAGGAAGCTTGGAAAGCTACTCGGGAAGAGGTTGTGTTCACTACACATACGCCGATAAAAGAAGGCAACGAAACCCATCCACTCGACCGTCTAGAGTATATGAGTGCATTCAATGGTTTAACCCGTGACCAGATGGAGCGAATCGGTGGTGAACCGTTCAACATGACGGTTGCCGGTCTGCGACTCTCCCGCATATCTAATGCAGTAGCGCAGCTTCATGCGGATACAGCCAATAAAATGTGGAAAGAGGTTGCTGGAAGATCGGACATCATTGGTATTACTAATGCTATTCATACCCCTACCTGGGTAGATGAAAGAATGACGCAAGCCTATGAAGAAAATGGCGATCTATGGGCAGTGCATCAAGAAATTAAGGGAGAACTGATCGATTTCATCAAAGAACGGTCTGGCATTAGCTTAAATGCTGACAATCTACTCATCGGCTTCTCACGCAGAGCTGCTCCTTATAAACGTAGTGACCTGATCTTCTCTCAGCCAGAAATTATTGAGCCTTATCTGGAGTCTGGTAAAATACAAATCGTCTTCTCGGGCAAAGCTCATCCACTCGATGATAACGGCAAAAAAATCGTCAGCAATCTAGTGGCGATGATGAAAAAATATCCGAAGAGTGTTGTCTTCTTGGAGAATTACGATATGACTATCGGAGCACAGTTGACACGCGGTTCTGATATTTGGCTCAACAATCCGCGTAGACCACTGGAAGCAAGTGGAACGTCCGGGATGAAAGCAGCCATGAACGGTGTATTGAACTGCTCTATTCTAGATGGCTGGTGGCCTGAAGCCTGCATCGAGGGTGAGAATGGCTGGCAGATTGGAGACGGCTTCGAGACTACTGACTTCGAGGTACTGGATAAGCATGACAGTGATGCACTATACGACACCCTATTGAATCGTGTACTCCCAACCTATTATGAGAATCGTAAACAGTGGGTACAAATGATGAAGAAGAGTATCGAAACTACACGCACTGAATTTGCCACTAAGAGAATGCTGGATGAATATTTCAACAGAATGTACATTAAAGCCTAA
- the katA gene encoding catalase KatA, whose translation MSSNNNNLTTSWGAPVGDNQNSMTAGDRGPTLLQDVHLLEKLAHFNRERVPERVVHAKGAGAHGYFEVTQDLTQYTKANFLSEVGKRTPMFIRFSTVAGELGSADTVRDPRGFALKFYTEEGNYDLVGNNTPVFFVRDAIKFPDFIHTQKRDPQTHLKNPNAVWDFWSLSPESLHQVTILMSDRGIPATLRHMHGFGSHTFKWVNAEGNAVWVKYHFKTEQGIKNLDADLAAKIAGENPDYHTEDLFNAIDKGDFPAWKLYVQIMPIEDAKTYRFDPFDVTKVWSQKDYPLIEVGRMVLDRNPENYFAEVEQVTFSPGSFVPGIEASPDKLLQGRLFAYGDAHRHRVGPNHNSLPINRPKVEVKNYQRDGGMALGNNGGSGAYYEPNSLGGPKEAPQHKTSPFEVSGYADSVSYNSDDHYTQPGDLYRLMSEEERTRLVQNIVGAMTPVASNDIKLRQIGHFFKADPELGQRIASGLGLSVPDGM comes from the coding sequence ATGAGCTCCAATAATAATAATCTTACGACTAGCTGGGGTGCTCCAGTAGGCGACAATCAAAATTCAATGACAGCCGGTGATCGCGGTCCTACTTTGCTGCAAGATGTCCATCTGCTTGAGAAATTAGCCCATTTCAACAGAGAACGTGTTCCTGAACGTGTCGTTCATGCTAAGGGTGCTGGTGCTCATGGGTATTTTGAAGTCACTCAAGATTTAACCCAATATACAAAAGCTAATTTCTTGTCAGAGGTAGGCAAGCGTACACCAATGTTCATCCGTTTCTCAACGGTAGCTGGTGAGCTAGGTTCTGCTGATACGGTACGGGACCCTCGTGGTTTTGCTCTGAAATTCTATACCGAAGAAGGAAACTACGATCTCGTAGGTAACAATACACCTGTATTCTTCGTTCGTGATGCAATCAAATTCCCTGATTTTATTCATACACAGAAGCGTGATCCACAGACACACTTAAAGAACCCTAATGCGGTTTGGGACTTCTGGTCTTTATCGCCTGAATCTCTTCATCAGGTTACGATCTTGATGTCAGATCGCGGAATTCCTGCTACCCTGAGACATATGCACGGGTTCGGAAGCCACACCTTCAAGTGGGTAAATGCGGAGGGCAATGCCGTCTGGGTGAAATACCATTTCAAAACAGAACAAGGCATTAAGAATCTAGATGCAGATCTAGCTGCCAAAATCGCTGGGGAAAATCCAGATTACCATACAGAAGACTTGTTCAACGCTATTGATAAAGGTGATTTCCCTGCATGGAAGCTCTACGTGCAAATTATGCCGATCGAAGATGCGAAGACTTACCGCTTTGATCCATTCGATGTCACTAAAGTATGGTCGCAAAAAGATTATCCATTAATTGAGGTTGGCCGCATGGTGCTGGATCGTAATCCGGAGAACTACTTCGCGGAAGTAGAGCAAGTTACGTTCTCTCCTGGCTCTTTCGTTCCTGGTATTGAAGCTTCTCCTGACAAATTGCTCCAGGGTCGACTCTTTGCTTACGGTGATGCTCACCGTCACCGGGTAGGTCCTAACCATAACAGCCTGCCTATCAACCGTCCAAAAGTTGAAGTGAAGAACTATCAGCGAGACGGCGGCATGGCACTAGGTAACAATGGCGGATCAGGTGCCTATTACGAGCCTAACAGCTTAGGTGGACCTAAAGAAGCACCACAGCACAAAACATCACCATTCGAGGTATCTGGATATGCCGACAGTGTCTCCTACAATAGTGACGACCATTATACACAGCCTGGTGACTTGTATCGCCTGATGAGTGAAGAAGAACGTACCCGTCTTGTTCAAAATATTGTAGGCGCTATGACTCCTGTTGCAAGTAACGATATCAAACTTCGTCAAATTGGACATTTCTTTAAAGCTGATCCAGAATTAGGACAGCGTATCGCATCTGGTTTAGGATTATCCGTCCCAGACGGAATGTAA
- a CDS encoding sporulation protein Cse60 — protein sequence MIQVKEFVDADNSYAENKANEFLAGLQEEQIVNICYGSVVKSSRDGAEHQRSSILVVYKTNERQ from the coding sequence ATGATTCAAGTAAAAGAGTTTGTAGATGCTGATAATTCGTACGCTGAGAATAAGGCTAATGAGTTCTTGGCAGGGCTGCAGGAGGAACAGATTGTGAATATCTGTTACGGTTCGGTAGTTAAATCTTCACGTGATGGGGCAGAGCATCAAAGAAGCAGTATACTGGTCGTGTATAAGACAAATGAAAGGCAATAA
- a CDS encoding GreA/GreB family elongation factor has protein sequence MNHSLIYEGSRTQLVQQLIYFDEEKIAFLNQYFPERSKQRSNAETLLSRYCSELEQLLSHFNGEDLNSLVLIGSQLQLRYLDDNTIDTYTIVFPNQAEPNDNKISMFSPIGMQLLLAPLGSTCQLAIPSGQLLVKIESIKFMNCGEVAVLI, from the coding sequence ATGAACCATAGTCTAATCTATGAAGGCTCAAGGACACAACTGGTCCAGCAGCTTATCTATTTTGATGAGGAAAAAATCGCATTTCTAAATCAGTACTTCCCGGAACGCAGCAAACAAAGAAGCAACGCTGAAACGCTGTTGTCTCGTTATTGCTCCGAGCTGGAACAATTACTATCCCATTTTAATGGAGAAGACTTGAATTCACTCGTATTGATTGGAAGTCAGCTTCAGCTTCGTTACTTAGACGACAATACTATAGATACCTACACCATCGTATTTCCAAACCAGGCAGAACCCAATGATAACAAGATTTCAATGTTCTCGCCTATAGGTATGCAGTTGCTGTTGGCTCCGCTCGGCAGTACATGCCAGCTAGCGATTCCTTCAGGTCAGCTATTGGTAAAGATCGAAAGCATTAAGTTTATGAATTGTGGTGAGGTAGCCGTTCTAATTTAA
- a CDS encoding YdeI/OmpD-associated family protein: MFEFEAKLVRPDANGSWTYLNVPLDTEEIFETKSRVQVKGSVNGIPYRGTLMPHGNGKHFMVVKKELRDLAKAQPGDTVRVTMEQDYQLREVEAPEDFLDALSAHEQAEAYFNSLAYSYQKEYVAWIEGAKRPETRASRIEKSVSKLAEGLKLK; encoded by the coding sequence ATGTTCGAATTTGAAGCTAAATTAGTGAGACCTGATGCGAATGGAAGCTGGACTTATCTTAACGTTCCTTTGGATACTGAAGAAATATTTGAAACGAAGTCCAGGGTACAGGTAAAAGGGAGTGTAAATGGAATTCCTTATAGAGGAACACTTATGCCCCATGGAAACGGGAAGCATTTTATGGTTGTAAAGAAAGAACTACGAGACCTGGCCAAAGCTCAGCCTGGTGACACAGTGCGTGTGACGATGGAGCAAGATTATCAATTACGGGAGGTAGAAGCGCCAGAAGATTTTCTCGACGCACTGAGTGCCCATGAGCAGGCAGAAGCCTATTTTAATAGTCTGGCGTATTCTTATCAGAAAGAGTACGTGGCATGGATCGAGGGGGCGAAAAGACCCGAAACAAGAGCATCCCGTATTGAGAAGTCAGTCAGCAAGCTGGCTGAAGGATTGAAGCTTAAATAA